In Sulfuracidifex metallicus DSM 6482 = JCM 9184, a single window of DNA contains:
- a CDS encoding trimeric intracellular cation channel family protein, with product MTPSILEIMNFIGIISFTISGTSKGVSKGLDLFGTIVLGIVTSYAGGVTADILLGILPPTILRQWQFLLLSISVSSLTFFYYRYLDRRFLREVLKVSDAIGLSAFAVYGASLAYSYDLNIIAVALISSIVASGGGALRDVLVNDVPLILTKEIYATAAMTGGIVYYIVAFFTNVDLATLTSIITVMTIRGIAIKYNLSLPSIKV from the coding sequence ATGACACCTAGCATCTTAGAGATCATGAACTTTATAGGAATTATTTCCTTCACCATCTCAGGAACTAGCAAAGGTGTGAGCAAAGGATTAGATTTATTCGGTACCATAGTTTTAGGCATTGTTACAAGCTATGCTGGAGGAGTAACCGCAGACATATTACTAGGGATTCTTCCTCCAACTATACTCAGACAGTGGCAATTCTTACTGCTTTCAATATCTGTTTCATCTCTAACTTTCTTTTATTATAGGTACTTGGATAGGCGTTTCCTAAGGGAGGTGTTAAAAGTTTCCGACGCAATAGGTTTGTCTGCGTTCGCAGTTTATGGCGCATCTTTAGCCTATTCTTACGATCTTAATATCATAGCAGTTGCTTTGATCTCTAGCATTGTGGCCTCTGGAGGAGGAGCGCTTAGGGACGTGTTAGTAAACGATGTTCCACTGATTTTAACCAAGGAGATTTACGCTACTGCTGCCATGACAGGTGGCATTGTATACTATATAGTAGCTTTCTTCACTAACGTTGATTTAGCTACCTTGACTTCTATTATAACTGTAATGACAATCAGAGGAATTGCAATTAAGTATAACCTGAGTTTACCTTCAATAAAGGTATAA
- a CDS encoding DUF1634 domain-containing protein → MGELEEIVGYIAKAGVYLIFVFLIIGSVLLFIEGKGDGRSLQEISSPHSAFNTSEISASIISGISKGDPISFISLGLMILIAIPVIWIVTGIIKYALERNKVYTIVSFIVLFDLLFAIFVIPYLVK, encoded by the coding sequence ATGGGTGAGTTAGAGGAAATAGTAGGATATATAGCAAAGGCTGGGGTTTATTTGATATTTGTATTTCTGATAATAGGTTCAGTTCTTCTATTTATAGAAGGTAAGGGAGATGGAAGATCTCTACAGGAAATTTCTTCTCCCCATTCTGCCTTTAACACGTCTGAAATTTCTGCATCAATAATAAGTGGGATAAGCAAAGGTGATCCTATATCTTTCATTTCATTAGGACTTATGATACTAATCGCTATACCCGTAATATGGATAGTCACTGGAATTATAAAATACGCCCTTGAGAGGAACAAGGTTTATACAATAGTTTCATTTATAGTCCTCTTCGATTTACTCTTCGCAATATTCGTTATACCCTACTTAGTAAAGTGA
- the acs gene encoding acetate--CoA ligase, translated as MSQEENLPFNEKYTLPPYKETYRRSLEDSERFWKEQALELEWTKPFSKVLDESNAPFYRWFPDGLINITQNALDRHVKTWKTNKAALIWESESGESRTLTYGQLFNEVNRLARALKDLGIKKGDRILTYLPLMPELPISLLASARIGAVHSVVFSGFSHQAIADRINDAKAKVVITTDYTVRRGKKIPLKQVVDEALKQAPSVEKVIVVKRPHFEDTKMTEGRDVYYHELVSRTGYKKVEAEETSSTDPLFILYTSGTTGKPKGIFHLHGGYGLWTYLTTKWVFDLHDNDVFFNTADIGWITGHSYIVYGPLQVGATTLMYEGVPDYPNPDKWWELIEKYNVTVFYTSPTAIRSLMKYGEEWPKSHDLNGLRILGSVGEPINPEAWRWYSKNIGHNELPIVDTWWQTETGGIMISATPGLGNYMLKPSANGLPLPGVEADVINEEGTRAKDREKGYIVIRRPWPGMLAGVWGDPDRYISTYWSKFKGVYYPGDYAVKDEDGFFFILGRADEVLKIAGHRIGTREIEDVLISFPGVAESAVIGVPDPVRGEVAVAAVVLKQGYEPSENLKKQILSHIKDNLGSLVIMKDIYFVTKLPKTRSGKIMRRLIKSVLSGQQTGDTSTLEDETSLDELKKIINEFENEVKRQK; from the coding sequence ATGTCACAAGAAGAGAACCTTCCCTTTAACGAGAAATACACGCTACCTCCATATAAAGAAACATATAGAAGATCACTGGAGGATTCTGAAAGGTTTTGGAAGGAGCAAGCTCTTGAACTTGAGTGGACGAAGCCTTTCTCAAAAGTGCTGGACGAGTCCAACGCTCCTTTCTATAGATGGTTCCCTGATGGATTAATCAACATTACTCAAAACGCTTTGGATAGGCATGTAAAAACATGGAAAACGAATAAGGCAGCACTCATATGGGAAAGCGAGTCTGGGGAGTCAAGAACATTAACTTATGGTCAGCTTTTCAATGAAGTAAATAGGTTAGCAAGAGCTCTAAAAGATCTAGGAATCAAAAAAGGAGACAGGATACTAACTTATTTGCCGCTCATGCCAGAGCTACCTATATCGTTATTAGCGTCGGCAAGAATAGGAGCTGTCCATAGCGTAGTTTTTTCAGGGTTCTCTCATCAGGCTATAGCAGACAGAATAAACGACGCCAAGGCTAAAGTGGTAATTACCACGGATTATACCGTGAGAAGAGGCAAGAAAATCCCCCTTAAGCAAGTCGTAGACGAAGCTTTAAAACAAGCTCCCTCTGTAGAGAAGGTTATAGTTGTTAAAAGACCTCACTTTGAAGACACTAAGATGACCGAAGGAAGGGATGTATATTATCACGAACTAGTTTCCAGAACTGGCTATAAGAAGGTTGAAGCTGAGGAAACTTCGTCTACGGATCCTTTGTTCATACTCTACACGTCAGGCACTACAGGTAAACCAAAGGGTATTTTCCACCTGCATGGAGGATATGGTCTTTGGACTTACTTAACTACTAAATGGGTATTTGATCTTCACGATAACGATGTGTTCTTTAACACCGCCGACATAGGTTGGATTACTGGACATTCGTATATAGTATACGGACCCCTACAAGTCGGAGCTACTACCCTAATGTATGAAGGAGTCCCAGATTATCCAAACCCTGATAAGTGGTGGGAACTAATAGAGAAATATAACGTAACCGTGTTTTATACATCACCTACAGCAATAAGATCGCTAATGAAATACGGAGAAGAGTGGCCTAAATCTCACGACTTAAATGGGCTCAGAATATTGGGAAGTGTAGGAGAACCAATAAACCCAGAGGCATGGAGATGGTACAGTAAAAACATCGGCCATAACGAACTACCTATAGTAGATACTTGGTGGCAGACCGAGACTGGGGGTATAATGATATCAGCTACCCCTGGACTTGGCAATTATATGCTTAAACCCAGCGCAAACGGGCTTCCTCTACCTGGAGTAGAAGCGGACGTTATAAATGAAGAAGGCACTAGAGCTAAGGATAGAGAGAAAGGTTACATCGTAATAAGAAGACCTTGGCCGGGGATGCTCGCTGGAGTATGGGGAGATCCAGACAGATATATTTCAACATATTGGTCTAAATTCAAGGGAGTTTACTATCCCGGAGATTATGCTGTAAAGGATGAGGACGGTTTCTTCTTCATATTGGGCAGAGCCGACGAGGTATTGAAAATAGCTGGGCACAGGATAGGAACTAGGGAAATAGAGGACGTACTAATCTCATTCCCTGGAGTTGCTGAAAGTGCAGTTATAGGAGTTCCAGATCCAGTGAGAGGAGAGGTAGCAGTTGCAGCTGTAGTATTGAAGCAAGGATATGAACCGAGCGAGAACTTAAAGAAACAGATACTATCCCACATTAAAGATAACTTAGGATCATTAGTGATAATGAAGGATATCTACTTCGTTACTAAGCTTCCTAAGACCAGAAGCGGAAAAATAATGAGGAGATTAATTAAGTCTGTATTATCTGGACAACAAACTGGCGACACTTCAACTCTGGAAGATGAAACTTCATTAGATGAATTGAAAAAGATAATAAACGAGTTCGAAAACGAAGTAAAGAGACAAAAATAG
- a CDS encoding mechanosensitive ion channel family protein, whose translation MGFRVRTIDIVKILIVVIILAVLTYLVAFLSDLFLPKYKVYISDASAAVIVGLGGYVIVKILLDVISPYLFSRMDKGVAHTARLVISVALYTIVVLAVLSALGINLTGVALGGTVAGIAIGLAAQTVFSNVLAGFMVSSSKTLKPGDPVILSSWIWGNPIVGEVTNVSLLFTEVRTLNGNLIKVPNSAFLGNTTFTKLSDGNQLLEYPLQVIINADVKAEQVLSLAQSYIKDSFDKEKVQVPEMYFTAKNGSTNTFMVILKFSNIDDLNTMLTSVNTAFEKAYWDAKTAKT comes from the coding sequence ATGGGTTTCAGGGTCAGAACTATAGATATTGTAAAAATTTTGATTGTTGTAATAATCCTAGCTGTCCTTACGTACTTGGTAGCGTTTCTCAGCGACCTCTTTTTACCTAAATATAAGGTCTACATATCCGATGCAAGTGCTGCTGTAATCGTAGGTCTTGGAGGATACGTGATAGTTAAAATATTACTTGATGTCATATCTCCCTACCTTTTCTCTAGGATGGATAAAGGCGTAGCCCACACTGCAAGGCTCGTCATAAGCGTAGCTTTGTATACTATTGTTGTTTTAGCAGTTTTGTCAGCACTAGGCATTAATTTGACTGGCGTAGCACTTGGAGGTACGGTAGCAGGTATAGCAATAGGTCTCGCAGCCCAGACGGTGTTCTCTAACGTGCTAGCTGGCTTCATGGTTTCTTCTAGTAAAACCCTTAAGCCAGGGGATCCAGTCATCCTTTCTTCATGGATATGGGGAAACCCAATTGTGGGAGAAGTAACTAACGTTTCTCTTTTATTTACAGAAGTAAGGACGCTTAATGGTAATCTTATTAAAGTACCTAATTCCGCCTTTCTTGGGAATACTACATTCACGAAGTTAAGTGATGGTAATCAGCTTTTAGAATATCCACTTCAAGTCATAATTAACGCTGACGTGAAGGCAGAACAAGTTTTATCTTTAGCTCAATCTTACATAAAGGACTCATTTGATAAAGAGAAGGTCCAAGTCCCAGAAATGTACTTCACCGCCAAGAACGGCTCTACTAATACCTTCATGGTTATCCTTAAGTTTAGCAATATCGATGACTTAAACACGATGCTTACGTCTGTTAATACTGCATTTGAAAAAGCGTACTGGGATGCTAAAACTGCTAAAACTTAA